One genomic region from Microbacterium sp. BK668 encodes:
- a CDS encoding aldo/keto reductase: MSLFGVDSSVSSASPETRPAALPASHPSAPIPVQGAPLGRSLRVPLGESGADVFPLVLGGAEFGWNVDLESSHDILDAYLELGGNAIHTADSFSGGRSEHIIGQWLSSRGLRDETVLTVRIGGHPDNPGLGPVNLVRAVEASLTRLGTDRIDVLYLDAVADGTTALEETLATAEWLIDTGKALAIGAMGYTAAQLVEARIFASAGYPRITVLDVPFNVLRRHEFDSDLRLVAGAQGMAVTPSHALEHGFLSGRHRTRIRGSLSVRGAQLAASLNRRGTRTLRALDAVGAELGVPDAAVAVAWLLAQKLVTAPIVNAYAPQHVEELVQGVGVRLSRSQLTDIARASE, encoded by the coding sequence ATGTCTCTCTTCGGCGTTGACTCGAGCGTCTCCTCGGCGAGCCCCGAGACGCGTCCGGCCGCCCTTCCCGCATCCCACCCGTCGGCGCCCATCCCGGTGCAGGGTGCGCCGCTGGGCAGGAGCCTGCGCGTCCCGCTCGGCGAGTCGGGAGCCGACGTGTTCCCCCTCGTCCTCGGCGGCGCCGAGTTCGGCTGGAATGTCGACCTCGAGTCGAGCCACGACATCCTCGACGCCTACCTGGAGCTCGGCGGGAACGCGATCCACACCGCTGACAGCTTCTCCGGCGGACGCAGCGAGCACATTATCGGCCAATGGCTCTCGTCCCGGGGACTCCGCGACGAGACGGTGCTCACCGTCCGCATCGGCGGCCATCCCGACAACCCGGGTCTCGGACCGGTGAACCTCGTGCGTGCCGTCGAGGCGTCGCTCACCCGCCTCGGCACCGATCGGATCGACGTCCTCTACCTCGACGCCGTCGCCGACGGCACGACTGCCCTCGAAGAGACGCTCGCCACGGCCGAGTGGCTCATCGACACGGGCAAAGCCCTCGCCATCGGCGCGATGGGCTACACCGCCGCACAGCTCGTCGAAGCGCGGATCTTCGCCTCGGCGGGTTACCCGCGCATCACGGTGCTCGACGTGCCCTTCAACGTCCTCCGGCGCCACGAGTTCGACTCCGACCTGCGGCTGGTCGCGGGTGCGCAGGGCATGGCGGTCACGCCGTCGCACGCGCTCGAGCACGGGTTCCTGTCCGGCCGCCACCGCACGCGGATCCGAGGAAGCCTCTCCGTGCGCGGTGCGCAGCTCGCCGCCAGCCTCAACCGACGGGGCACCCGCACCCTGCGTGCGCTCGACGCGGTGGGCGCGGAGCTGGGCGTCCCCGACGCGGCGGTCGCCGTGGCGTGGCTCCTCGCCCAGAAGCTCGTGACGGCGCCCATCGTCAACGCGTACGCGCCTCAGCACGTCGAAGAGCTGGTGCAGGGCGTGGGCGTGCGCCTCAGCCGCTCGCAGCTGACCGACATCGCGCGCGCCTCGGAGTGA
- a CDS encoding NADP-dependent oxidoreductase — MAQRWIATDFGDLDVLRFEEYDPPAPAPGEVTIAVRAAGVNPADYKHIRGSRAPGAAEPPLPIGYEIAGVVSAVGGPDAAGAPTRIGSGEVAVGDEVLAFRVAGGYATELTVPAPDVFRKPDDLPFPEAANLLLAGATAAEMLHVTRVREGDTILVHGASGAVGVSVLQQARRLGARTIGTSSRASFDTVERFGGTPVAYGEGLGERVRAAAPDGIAAALDCVGTDEAIDVSLGLVADRSRLVTIVAGTRAKEAGFVIIGGAMPASKAYRDEVRAELVRLAGAGELVVPMARTFPLAEAVAALELVRTGHPGGKVALIP; from the coding sequence ATGGCTCAGCGGTGGATCGCGACGGATTTCGGAGACCTCGACGTGCTGCGGTTCGAGGAGTACGACCCCCCGGCTCCCGCTCCGGGTGAAGTGACCATCGCCGTGCGCGCCGCCGGCGTCAACCCGGCCGACTACAAGCACATCCGCGGCAGCCGCGCGCCCGGCGCCGCCGAGCCGCCCCTGCCGATCGGCTACGAGATCGCGGGCGTCGTGTCGGCGGTCGGCGGGCCGGATGCCGCAGGGGCTCCGACCCGGATCGGGTCGGGCGAGGTCGCCGTGGGTGACGAGGTGCTCGCGTTCCGCGTCGCGGGCGGCTACGCGACCGAACTCACCGTCCCCGCGCCCGATGTCTTCCGCAAGCCCGACGATCTTCCGTTCCCGGAGGCGGCGAACCTCCTCCTCGCCGGCGCGACGGCGGCCGAGATGCTGCACGTGACGCGCGTGCGCGAGGGCGACACCATCCTCGTGCACGGCGCCTCCGGAGCCGTCGGGGTCAGTGTGCTCCAGCAGGCGCGTCGGCTCGGCGCCCGGACGATCGGCACGTCGAGCAGGGCGAGCTTCGACACCGTCGAGCGCTTCGGCGGCACGCCGGTGGCGTACGGCGAGGGGCTCGGCGAGCGTGTCCGTGCCGCCGCCCCGGACGGCATCGCGGCTGCTCTGGACTGCGTCGGCACCGACGAGGCGATCGACGTCTCCCTCGGCCTCGTCGCCGACCGCTCGCGGCTCGTCACGATCGTCGCCGGCACGCGGGCGAAGGAGGCGGGGTTCGTGATCATCGGCGGTGCGATGCCCGCGAGCAAGGCCTACCGAGACGAGGTGCGCGCGGAGCTGGTGCGCCTCGCGGGCGCCGGGGAGCTCGTCGTGCCGATGGCGCGCACCTTCCCCCTCGCCGAAGCCGTGGCGGCACTCGAACTGGTTCGCACGGGGCATCCCGGCGGGAAGGTCGCGCTCATCCCGTAG
- a CDS encoding histidine phosphatase family protein, with the protein MTHYLYLVRHGEHQDAEHGLVDGPLSPRGRRQASLIADRLSGVPLDAVWHSPLERAAQTARAVADRLPSVSPEPTALLFDCVPTGMTPETPAVFEPFFGAVTEAEVEAGRAQMSDAVGEFLARKTGEVHELLITHNFVIAWFVREVLGAPDWRWMTLNQAHCGLTVLAQKQGRPWTLVSHNDLAHLPVELRTGLPDQYPV; encoded by the coding sequence TTGACGCACTACCTGTACCTCGTGCGGCACGGCGAGCATCAGGATGCCGAGCACGGCCTCGTCGACGGTCCCCTCTCGCCGCGTGGCCGGCGCCAGGCATCCCTCATCGCGGACCGCCTGTCCGGCGTGCCTCTCGACGCGGTGTGGCACTCGCCGCTCGAGCGGGCGGCGCAGACCGCGCGCGCGGTCGCCGACCGGCTGCCGTCGGTCTCGCCCGAGCCGACCGCCCTCCTCTTCGACTGCGTGCCCACGGGCATGACGCCCGAGACCCCCGCGGTCTTCGAGCCGTTCTTCGGCGCGGTCACCGAGGCGGAGGTCGAGGCGGGGCGCGCGCAGATGTCCGACGCGGTGGGCGAGTTCCTGGCGCGGAAGACGGGCGAGGTGCACGAGCTCCTCATCACGCACAACTTCGTGATCGCATGGTTCGTCCGTGAGGTGCTCGGCGCGCCCGACTGGCGGTGGATGACGCTCAACCAGGCGCACTGCGGCCTCACGGTGCTCGCCCAGAAGCAGGGCCGGCCGTGGACCCTCGTGTCGCACAACGACCTCGCGCACCTGCCCGTCGAGCTGCGCACCGGGCTCCCCGACCAGTACCCCGTCTGA
- a CDS encoding TIGR01777 family oxidoreductase, which produces MPRRVVVAGASGLIGSTLVESLRGDGVAVTTLVRRPAETSDEVEWLTDASPLDPAVLEGADAVVGLNGASIGRFPWTSSYKHTLVWSRITPTQTIARAVRELGADAPAFVSASAVGYYGSAPRGTVTEDSPRGESFLADLCGEWEDAARSAGPQARVALLRTAPLVHPDAVLKPLILLTKLGVSGPIGRGTQIWPWISLDDEIAAIRHIIARGIDGPVNLTGPTPAHANDLGFALARRLNRPFLLRAPVGAIRLVLGRDATEALLTTDADVRPRVLEASGFSFAHATVEEAVAAAVPAARSSTPASAS; this is translated from the coding sequence ATGCCGCGCCGCGTCGTCGTCGCGGGGGCGTCCGGCCTCATCGGATCGACGCTCGTCGAGAGTCTCCGCGGCGACGGCGTGGCGGTCACGACGCTGGTACGACGGCCCGCCGAGACGTCCGACGAGGTGGAATGGCTGACCGACGCCTCGCCCCTCGATCCTGCCGTGCTGGAGGGCGCCGACGCGGTCGTGGGACTCAACGGCGCGAGCATCGGGCGCTTCCCCTGGACGTCGTCGTACAAGCACACCCTCGTGTGGTCGCGCATCACCCCGACGCAGACGATCGCCCGCGCCGTCCGGGAGCTCGGAGCGGATGCCCCGGCCTTCGTCTCGGCCTCGGCGGTCGGCTACTACGGCTCGGCTCCCCGCGGCACGGTGACGGAGGACTCCCCGCGCGGGGAGTCCTTCCTCGCGGACCTGTGCGGCGAATGGGAGGATGCCGCCCGCTCGGCCGGACCGCAGGCGCGCGTCGCGCTCCTTCGCACCGCGCCGCTCGTGCACCCCGATGCCGTGCTCAAGCCGCTCATCCTCCTCACGAAGCTGGGGGTGAGCGGGCCGATCGGCCGAGGAACGCAGATCTGGCCGTGGATCTCGCTCGACGATGAGATCGCCGCGATCCGCCACATCATCGCGCGCGGGATCGACGGCCCCGTCAATCTCACAGGGCCGACGCCGGCGCACGCGAACGATCTCGGCTTCGCGCTCGCCCGGCGGCTCAACCGCCCGTTCCTGCTGCGCGCTCCCGTCGGGGCCATCCGGCTCGTGCTCGGCCGCGACGCGACCGAGGCCCTGCTCACGACCGACGCCGACGTGCGGCCGCGCGTGCTCGAGGCATCCGGCTTCTCCTTCGCCCACGCGACCGTCGAAGAAGCGGTGGCGGCGGCCGTTCCGGCCGCTCGCTCGTCCACTCCCGCGTCGGCGAGCTAG
- the dapA gene encoding 4-hydroxy-tetrahydrodipicolinate synthase has product MTHTGNPFGQVLVALVTPMTADGEVDWPAVEKHIDDVIGAGADGIVVTGTTGETSTLTDAEKIRLVEVGKDVAAGRAAIITGGGSNETAHAIELYKASEKAGADGIMIVTPYYNKPTQAGILTHFRLVADATDLPVILYDIPGRTGVPIRYETILRLAKHPNILAIKDAKGDFSEVSRVLNQTDLMYFSGDDANVLPHLAIGATGLIGVTANIAAQPYRVIVDAVNRGDLTEATAAHQQLEPLVRAVMTHVPGTVSAKYILHGLGRIGSPRVRLPLVGPEEWEAAKIEDELALVKDVPGADFSNFRPDRNAAAGGALPKVSGTTR; this is encoded by the coding sequence ATGACGCACACGGGCAATCCCTTCGGACAGGTGCTCGTCGCGCTCGTCACCCCCATGACGGCCGACGGCGAGGTGGACTGGCCCGCCGTCGAGAAGCACATCGACGACGTCATCGGCGCGGGTGCCGACGGCATCGTCGTCACGGGCACCACGGGGGAGACCAGCACCCTCACCGACGCCGAGAAGATCCGCCTCGTCGAGGTGGGGAAGGATGTCGCGGCCGGACGCGCCGCGATCATCACCGGCGGCGGCTCCAACGAGACCGCCCACGCGATCGAGCTGTACAAGGCCAGCGAGAAGGCCGGCGCCGACGGCATCATGATCGTCACGCCGTACTACAACAAGCCCACGCAGGCCGGCATCCTCACGCACTTCCGTCTCGTCGCCGATGCGACCGACCTCCCGGTGATCCTCTACGACATCCCGGGTCGCACCGGCGTGCCGATCCGTTACGAGACGATCCTGCGCCTCGCCAAGCATCCGAACATCCTCGCCATCAAGGACGCCAAGGGCGACTTCAGCGAGGTGAGCCGGGTGCTCAACCAGACCGACCTCATGTACTTCTCGGGCGACGACGCCAACGTGCTCCCGCATCTGGCCATCGGTGCGACGGGACTCATCGGCGTCACGGCGAACATCGCCGCACAGCCGTACCGCGTCATCGTGGATGCCGTGAACCGCGGCGACCTCACGGAGGCGACGGCGGCGCACCAGCAGCTCGAGCCGCTCGTGCGCGCCGTCATGACGCACGTTCCGGGCACGGTGTCGGCGAAGTACATCCTCCACGGGCTCGGCCGGATCGGCAGCCCGCGCGTGCGGCTGCCGCTGGTGGGCCCGGAGGAGTGGGAGGCCGCGAAGATCGAGGACGAGCTCGCGCTCGTCAAGGACGTCCCGGGGGCGGACTTCTCGAACTTCCGCCCCGATCGCAACGCCGCCGCCGGCGGCGCACTGCCCAAGGTCTCGGGAACGACGAGATGA
- a CDS encoding OsmC family peroxiredoxin encodes MSVTSEASTSWKGSLTEGSGEIALESSNQGPFPVNWKARSEGSTSVTTPEELIAAAHSSCFSMAFSNELTQNGTPPESIETTASVTFIPGKGITGSHLNVEAVVPGLSPEDFARIAEDAKTNCPVSQALAGIEITIEASLA; translated from the coding sequence ATGAGCGTTACGAGCGAAGCCAGCACCTCGTGGAAGGGAAGCCTCACGGAGGGATCGGGCGAGATCGCCCTCGAGAGCTCCAACCAGGGCCCCTTCCCCGTCAACTGGAAGGCCCGCAGCGAGGGCTCGACCTCCGTGACGACCCCTGAGGAGCTCATCGCCGCGGCGCACTCGTCGTGCTTCAGCATGGCCTTCTCGAACGAGCTGACGCAGAACGGCACTCCGCCTGAGAGCATCGAGACGACCGCCTCGGTCACGTTCATCCCCGGCAAGGGGATCACCGGCAGCCACCTCAACGTGGAAGCCGTCGTCCCGGGCCTCAGCCCCGAGGACTTCGCCCGGATCGCCGAGGACGCCAAGACGAACTGCCCGGTCTCGCAGGCGCTCGCCGGCATCGAGATCACCATCGAGGCGTCGCTTGCCTGA
- a CDS encoding dihydrodipicolinate reductase C-terminal domain-containing protein, translating to MTTRVALVGGTGRLGGIIREVIEAEEGFELVAILSSQSALSDLDGADLVVDASTPAVSIDVVRAAIERGINVLVGTSGWSAERIALIRPLVKAAGTGAVFIPNFSLGSVVGSALAAAAAPFFPSIEIVEAHRETKIDSPSGTAVRTAELIGAARAQVGPVESPHVDQRARGQQVASVPIHSLRRPGVVARQETILSGRGESLTIVHDTVEPALAYAPGIRLALAGARAATGVVVGLDSFLDIGLRVPGAGDDRPVAEGDVPGQVARATSA from the coding sequence ATGACGACTCGCGTGGCCCTCGTGGGCGGCACCGGCAGGCTCGGCGGGATCATCCGCGAGGTGATCGAAGCGGAGGAGGGCTTCGAGCTCGTCGCGATCCTGTCTTCGCAGTCGGCGCTGTCGGATCTCGACGGTGCCGACCTCGTGGTCGACGCTTCCACCCCCGCCGTGTCCATCGACGTCGTCCGCGCCGCGATCGAGCGCGGCATCAACGTCCTCGTCGGCACGTCGGGCTGGTCCGCCGAGCGCATCGCCCTCATCCGGCCGCTGGTCAAGGCGGCGGGAACCGGCGCCGTCTTCATCCCCAACTTCTCGCTCGGGTCGGTCGTGGGGTCTGCGCTCGCGGCCGCGGCGGCCCCGTTCTTCCCGTCGATCGAGATCGTCGAAGCGCACCGGGAGACGAAGATCGATTCGCCCAGCGGCACGGCGGTGCGCACGGCCGAGCTCATCGGCGCCGCCCGCGCTCAGGTCGGCCCGGTCGAGTCGCCCCACGTCGACCAGAGGGCCCGCGGGCAGCAGGTCGCCAGCGTGCCGATCCACTCTCTGCGCCGCCCGGGCGTGGTCGCACGTCAGGAGACGATCCTGTCGGGGCGGGGGGAGTCGCTCACGATCGTCCACGACACGGTCGAACCCGCCCTCGCGTACGCCCCCGGCATCCGTCTCGCCCTCGCTGGCGCGCGTGCGGCGACGGGGGTGGTCGTGGGGCTGGACAGCTTCCTCGACATCGGCCTGCGCGTGCCCGGCGCGGGCGACGACCGCCCGGTCGCGGAGGGCGACGTGCCGGGCCAGGTGGCGCGGGCCACGAGCGCGTGA
- a CDS encoding GNAT family N-acetyltransferase — protein MVELRPVPVDDPVARELLTEYFALRAQSFPGNAYTTVFPSVETFTPPEGVFLVLYDDAELAVGCGGIRRVADGSLGGRYEVKHLYLRPETRGRGWGRLLLDDLERRARRWDAAELVLDTHHTLEAAGGLYASAGFREIEPYNDNPNATRWYGLRLAPAEGGETL, from the coding sequence ATGGTCGAACTGCGCCCCGTCCCGGTGGACGACCCGGTGGCCCGCGAGCTGCTCACGGAGTACTTCGCCCTTCGCGCGCAGAGCTTCCCCGGCAACGCGTACACCACGGTCTTCCCGTCGGTGGAGACGTTCACCCCGCCGGAGGGGGTCTTCCTCGTGCTCTACGACGACGCGGAGCTGGCGGTGGGCTGCGGGGGCATCCGCCGCGTCGCGGACGGATCCCTCGGAGGCCGCTACGAGGTGAAGCACCTTTACCTGCGCCCCGAGACGCGGGGTCGCGGATGGGGTCGCCTCCTGCTCGACGACCTGGAGCGGCGGGCGAGGAGATGGGATGCCGCCGAGCTCGTGCTCGACACGCATCACACTCTCGAGGCCGCCGGCGGACTCTACGCGAGCGCGGGCTTCCGCGAGATCGAGCCGTACAACGACAATCCCAACGCGACCCGCTGGTACGGACTCCGCCTCGCGCCGGCAGAGGGCGGCGAGACGCTGTAG
- a CDS encoding DUF4395 domain-containing protein, protein MSATPDRRTGIDPRGPRFAAGITALLLLVDLFLGLTGLPTQRDADGTWALAKASLAQRVLDPAFLLLLVTALLFLWGVLSPRTAPWGVLYRRVVQPRLTPATELEDPRPPRFAQGVGLFVVAIGLVLQLLGVPWALPIAAAAAFVATFLNAAFGLCLGCQLYLLLQRFGIVGRARPAAV, encoded by the coding sequence ATGTCCGCCACGCCTGACCGCCGCACCGGGATCGATCCCCGCGGGCCCCGCTTCGCGGCGGGCATCACCGCCCTGCTGCTCCTCGTCGACCTCTTCCTGGGTCTCACGGGCCTGCCGACGCAGCGCGACGCCGACGGCACGTGGGCGCTGGCAAAGGCATCCCTCGCTCAGCGCGTTCTCGATCCCGCGTTCCTGCTCCTCCTCGTCACGGCGCTGCTCTTCCTGTGGGGCGTCCTCTCGCCGCGCACGGCGCCGTGGGGCGTGCTGTACCGCCGGGTCGTGCAGCCCCGGCTGACGCCTGCCACCGAGCTCGAGGATCCCCGCCCTCCGCGCTTCGCGCAGGGCGTCGGCCTGTTCGTGGTCGCGATCGGCCTCGTGCTCCAGCTCCTGGGCGTCCCGTGGGCGCTGCCGATCGCCGCCGCGGCCGCGTTCGTCGCGACGTTCCTGAACGCGGCCTTCGGACTCTGCCTCGGCTGCCAGCTCTACCTGCTGCTTCAGCGCTTCGGGATCGTCGGCCGCGCTCGCCCGGCCGCCGTGTGA
- a CDS encoding SDR family oxidoreductase, whose translation MTSSNTALITGASSGLGAEYARQLAARGFDLVLVARDLEALERIAAELRSRSGVDVEVLRADLLDPSEREEVEERIAADDPPIDILVNNAGFGLPLDFARNDIEDEVRHLQLHVEVPMRLTHAALGRMLPRRRGRIINVASVAAFLPRSTYGACKRWLVDFSRWANAQYGPRGISVTAVCPGFTHTGFHERMGLPPGEEGVSGFLWLEASDVVAQSLRDAARGKAVSVPSRRYKLLTGVVRILPASFAAGLGQRGR comes from the coding sequence GTGACGTCGTCGAACACCGCCCTCATCACGGGCGCGAGCTCCGGCCTCGGAGCCGAGTACGCCCGCCAGCTCGCCGCCCGCGGATTCGACCTCGTGCTCGTGGCGCGCGACCTCGAGGCCCTGGAGCGGATCGCCGCCGAGCTGCGCTCCCGGTCCGGGGTCGACGTCGAGGTGCTCCGCGCCGATCTGCTCGACCCGTCCGAGCGCGAGGAGGTGGAGGAGCGGATCGCCGCCGACGATCCTCCGATCGACATCCTCGTCAACAACGCCGGCTTCGGCCTTCCCCTGGACTTCGCCCGCAACGACATCGAGGACGAGGTGCGGCATCTGCAGCTGCACGTCGAGGTGCCGATGCGACTGACGCACGCGGCGCTGGGGAGGATGCTGCCCCGCCGCCGCGGCCGGATCATCAACGTCGCCTCGGTGGCCGCCTTCCTGCCGCGCTCGACCTATGGCGCCTGCAAGCGCTGGCTCGTGGACTTCAGCCGCTGGGCGAACGCGCAGTACGGACCGCGCGGGATCTCGGTCACCGCCGTGTGCCCCGGCTTCACGCATACGGGCTTCCACGAGCGCATGGGCCTTCCGCCGGGGGAGGAGGGGGTCTCCGGGTTCCTGTGGCTCGAGGCATCCGATGTCGTCGCCCAGTCCCTCCGCGACGCCGCGCGCGGCAAGGCCGTGTCGGTCCCCTCGCGGAGGTACAAGCTGCTCACCGGCGTGGTGCGCATCCTGCCCGCCTCGTTCGCGGCGGGCCTCGGCCAGCGCGGGCGCTGA
- a CDS encoding thioredoxin family protein, with protein MDLLGATIVLAVLLTATVAVGLYLRWQQNRPQRHIPHEVVQPERLGADALGETATLLQFSTELCARCPGVHRTLSSVADSRPGVRHLDIDLTHRPDIARHFHVMQTPTTLILDRDGVIQTRFGGIPSRDVVELELNRLTEEADVRHA; from the coding sequence ATGGATCTGCTGGGGGCGACGATCGTACTGGCTGTGCTGCTCACAGCCACCGTCGCCGTCGGCCTGTACCTGCGCTGGCAGCAGAACCGGCCGCAGCGCCACATCCCGCACGAGGTGGTCCAGCCGGAGCGTCTGGGCGCCGACGCACTGGGTGAGACGGCGACCCTCCTGCAGTTCAGCACGGAACTGTGCGCGCGATGCCCCGGCGTCCACCGCACGCTGTCGTCGGTTGCGGACTCGCGTCCGGGAGTGCGTCACCTCGACATCGATCTGACCCACCGTCCCGACATCGCGCGGCACTTCCACGTGATGCAGACGCCGACGACCCTCATCCTCGATCGCGACGGCGTGATCCAGACCCGATTCGGGGGCATACCGAGCCGAGACGTGGTCGAACTCGAGCTCAATCGCCTGACGGAGGAAGCCGATGTCCGCCACGCCTGA
- the thyX gene encoding FAD-dependent thymidylate synthase: MSDAADTPEIEFRSDVTVELVRASAADSDVLFAARVSTQGEQTLDAAASGAEASGRDRGLINYLMRDRHGSPFEHNSMTFYVQAPIFVFREFMRHRIASYNEESGRYRELRPVFYVPARERNLVQVGKPGAYEFLPGTDAQHDLVDSATRAASVQAFEAYQRMLEAGVAREVARIVLPLNIYSSMYVTLNARSLMNFLSLRTRVEGTHFPSFPQREIEMCAERMEAFWRERMPLTHAAFNANGRVAP, from the coding sequence GTGAGCGACGCCGCAGACACCCCCGAGATCGAATTCCGCAGCGACGTGACGGTGGAGCTGGTGCGGGCCAGCGCCGCCGATTCGGACGTGCTCTTCGCGGCCCGGGTCTCGACGCAGGGGGAGCAGACACTGGATGCCGCGGCCTCGGGCGCCGAGGCATCCGGTCGCGATCGCGGTCTCATCAACTACCTGATGCGCGACCGGCACGGCTCGCCGTTCGAGCACAACTCGATGACGTTCTACGTCCAGGCGCCCATCTTCGTCTTCCGCGAGTTCATGCGCCACCGCATCGCCTCGTACAACGAGGAGTCCGGCCGCTACCGGGAGCTGCGCCCCGTCTTCTACGTCCCGGCGCGCGAGCGCAATCTCGTGCAGGTCGGCAAGCCCGGCGCGTACGAGTTCCTCCCCGGAACCGACGCGCAGCACGACCTCGTCGACAGCGCGACCCGCGCGGCCTCCGTCCAGGCGTTCGAGGCGTATCAGCGCATGCTGGAGGCAGGGGTGGCCCGCGAGGTGGCGCGCATCGTGCTTCCGCTCAACATCTACTCGTCGATGTACGTCACGCTCAACGCGCGGTCCCTCATGAACTTCCTGTCGCTTCGCACGAGGGTGGAGGGCACCCACTTCCCGTCATTCCCGCAGCGGGAGATCGAGATGTGCGCCGAGAGGATGGAGGCGTTCTGGCGGGAGCGGATGCCCCTCACCCACGCCGCATTCAACGCCAACGGCCGCGTCGCTCCGTGA